One region of Rickettsiales bacterium genomic DNA includes:
- a CDS encoding SLBB domain-containing protein — protein MQYLGLIILSLLLATAPAHSASAVGTDGDALTVSAEHTQQKSAETDPIIIPENVDVEPKEIIEAAILQDPPEPEKAMIPELIIQAGDILYIALPGEEGFNAEFQVNRAGHILLPEIGEISLEGQTMADATVSLREKLGEMFRDLEQLTLQLKKRGLIVTVLGYVKKPGTVTLPLEANLQTAIAKAGGLKPGAQLDRVQLQRDGKTIKINYKAYLDSGDSSLLETLVSRDVIFVPVSPLLGNVQIEFDARTLMEQGDASEETEAIQIMGEVHNPGTFAYKEDASAFDMLMRAGGVTRYAGAEQIRIIHQGVPHPFNLKRFMDTADRKFMPDIAPGDIIFVPQKEKGIKTGNRTVYVMGEVHKPGAFEIQGDIGFFHILSNAGGPTRFADTRKLQIIRPAGVVESFDLFAFTQDPKSITVPTVTAGDAILIPHKTRSNENSWLNTPPQKAVQILGAVNKPGRYEWSNEMTLFDLIGHAGGPKLQADMAHLEIVIPQDDGSSKSQRFDVESAIKNGYQAEQLPQIVGGTVVMVPELPNDPSDNKSQWIRQAPESSIYIFGQVNSPGRYAFNPDFSFLDIISAANGPTAGADMRNIRVNQRKRDGKNKIRHVNLTLYFEKGDESLLPDLHTEDVIYVPERNPNWLDLSKEDSIRVMGEIRKPGRYRFEDGMTILDLLAEAGGPTGAAYQEKIIVVNFSDSKDQARMFDLVSFAKSGDFSALPLVKAGDTVYVPNIAQSEWKQFMGGVGDIVQLLSIPALLGGL, from the coding sequence ATGCAATATTTAGGCCTCATCATTCTCTCTCTTTTATTGGCAACAGCGCCAGCACATTCTGCATCGGCTGTAGGCACAGATGGTGATGCCTTAACAGTCAGTGCCGAACATACGCAGCAGAAATCTGCCGAAACCGATCCAATTATCATACCAGAGAATGTTGATGTAGAACCAAAAGAAATCATAGAAGCAGCAATATTACAGGATCCTCCGGAACCAGAAAAAGCGATGATTCCTGAACTTATCATTCAGGCCGGCGATATTCTCTATATTGCACTACCGGGGGAAGAAGGTTTCAATGCTGAATTTCAGGTCAACCGCGCTGGGCATATCCTGCTACCGGAGATCGGCGAGATATCATTGGAAGGGCAAACCATGGCCGATGCAACGGTATCTTTACGCGAAAAATTAGGTGAAATGTTCCGTGATCTAGAACAACTTACCCTCCAATTGAAAAAACGCGGCCTAATCGTTACGGTATTAGGTTATGTGAAAAAACCAGGTACCGTCACTCTTCCACTCGAAGCTAACCTGCAAACGGCTATTGCCAAGGCAGGTGGGCTTAAGCCCGGCGCACAGCTTGATCGTGTGCAACTGCAGCGCGATGGAAAAACCATCAAAATTAATTACAAAGCCTATCTTGATTCAGGTGATAGCAGTCTGTTGGAAACATTAGTCTCACGCGATGTGATTTTTGTGCCCGTTTCTCCGTTATTGGGTAATGTACAGATTGAATTTGACGCTCGCACTCTGATGGAACAGGGAGATGCCTCAGAAGAAACCGAAGCCATTCAAATTATGGGTGAAGTCCACAACCCGGGCACCTTTGCCTATAAAGAAGACGCGAGTGCGTTTGATATGCTGATGCGTGCCGGTGGTGTTACCCGCTATGCTGGCGCCGAGCAGATTCGGATCATTCATCAAGGTGTGCCACATCCTTTCAACCTGAAACGATTCATGGACACGGCAGATCGTAAATTTATGCCCGATATTGCACCGGGAGACATCATCTTTGTACCCCAAAAGGAAAAAGGCATCAAAACAGGCAATCGCACTGTCTATGTGATGGGCGAGGTACATAAACCTGGTGCATTTGAAATTCAGGGCGATATCGGGTTTTTCCATATCCTTTCCAATGCGGGTGGGCCTACTCGCTTTGCCGATACGCGGAAATTGCAAATCATCAGACCTGCTGGCGTGGTAGAAAGCTTTGACCTATTCGCTTTCACACAAGACCCTAAAAGTATCACAGTGCCTACTGTCACTGCTGGCGACGCTATTTTGATTCCCCATAAGACTCGCTCGAATGAGAATAGTTGGCTCAATACACCCCCGCAGAAAGCGGTACAAATTTTGGGTGCTGTTAACAAGCCTGGACGCTATGAATGGTCCAATGAAATGACCTTGTTCGATTTGATCGGCCATGCTGGCGGTCCTAAGTTACAGGCCGATATGGCACATTTGGAAATTGTGATTCCACAAGATGATGGCTCATCAAAGTCTCAACGTTTCGATGTGGAAAGTGCTATCAAGAATGGTTATCAAGCCGAGCAGTTGCCACAGATTGTAGGCGGGACAGTGGTCATGGTACCAGAGCTTCCAAATGATCCATCTGATAATAAATCACAGTGGATTCGTCAGGCACCAGAATCATCGATTTATATCTTTGGTCAGGTTAACTCTCCAGGACGCTATGCTTTCAACCCTGATTTCAGCTTTTTGGATATTATTTCTGCCGCTAACGGCCCCACTGCGGGTGCAGATATGCGTAACATCAGAGTGAACCAACGCAAACGCGACGGCAAAAACAAGATTCGCCATGTGAATTTAACGCTTTATTTTGAGAAAGGCGATGAAAGCCTGCTACCCGATTTACATACTGAAGATGTTATCTACGTGCCGGAACGTAATCCCAATTGGTTGGACCTATCTAAAGAAGATAGCATCCGCGTGATGGGTGAAATCCGCAAGCCTGGGCGCTACCGCTTTGAAGATGGCATGACCATTTTGGACTTACTTGCCGAAGCAGGAGGCCCCACCGGAGCGGCCTATCAAGAGAAAATAATCGTGGTAAATTTCTCCGACTCGAAAGATCAGGCGCGTATGTTCGATTTAGTTTCTTTTGCCAAAAGCGGCGACTTCAGCGCGCTACCGCTCGTGAAAGCAGGTGACACTGTTTATGTACCCAATATCGCGCAAAGCGAGTGGAAACAATTTATGGGCGGAGTGGGTGACATTGTGCAACTACTCTCCATCCCCGCATTACTGGGAGGATTATAA
- a CDS encoding Arm DNA-binding domain-containing protein: protein MGKLTDVTIRNAKAEAKAYKMTDGDGLILEVSPKGSKLWRYRYRFQGREQMLALGK, encoded by the coding sequence ATGGGCAAGCTGACGGATGTGACGATACGTAACGCGAAAGCGGAAGCAAAAGCTTATAAAATGACGGATGGTGACGGCCTAATCTTAGAGGTTAGCCCCAAAGGTAGTAAATTGTGGCGCTACCGTTATCGATTTCAAGGTCGTGAACAGATGCTTGCCTTGGGGAAATAA
- a CDS encoding SpoIIE family protein phosphatase, giving the protein MPPSSSVISIFTHQCAPDLSAIRSLREILSVELSDHLAEKQIEAIQLVVSEWLTNLAEHASPMADKISIAAKRDLKANSITITVADDGEYFADFHERLQQLPDMLNVETLDMGGMGLYLMRQHFPAVRYEHEEKQNCLSFTVLLPVSEISAIATILVVEDTSPMALLIRKMLGAEYEVILAYTGQQAKDILRAQKIDLMLCDIGLPDIDGITLRKQMEQDVNLRGIPFVFLTANEKNAIEQQAYDLGVDDYLPKPVKQDKLLNTVRRILQRNQQLTHSIGEKLDAEATDRMIPRCPVEVGAYSTELLFKEASAGGGDMVLHFTRPQDEVIIIADVTGHGSKAKYFAHLYGGYLYGLLKHFNSNESPEILMAQLSDMIDADSHLVGNFITCQIISIQQGRLSICSAGHPPPLLLDKTGAKPLPIEGTMPGLLAGTAYEPHLLTLHKDEALLLYSDGLVEGSRDLQAQEQFGTWLKEQSASLCMDRLWDGYLHHFGDLLYDDVTALIIRP; this is encoded by the coding sequence ATGCCCCCATCATCTTCTGTAATATCTATTTTTACACATCAATGTGCTCCAGACCTTTCGGCAATTCGTTCTTTGCGCGAAATATTATCTGTAGAATTAAGTGATCATTTGGCTGAAAAGCAGATTGAAGCAATTCAGCTCGTCGTTTCAGAGTGGCTGACAAATTTGGCAGAGCATGCCTCACCGATGGCCGATAAAATTAGCATTGCCGCAAAGCGAGATCTAAAAGCAAACTCTATCACTATTACCGTAGCGGATGATGGGGAGTATTTTGCTGATTTTCACGAGAGGTTACAGCAATTACCCGATATGTTGAACGTTGAAACACTAGATATGGGCGGAATGGGCTTGTATCTAATGCGACAGCATTTTCCAGCGGTGCGCTATGAGCATGAAGAGAAGCAGAATTGTTTGTCATTCACAGTCCTGCTACCCGTCTCGGAAATTTCCGCTATTGCTACTATTTTAGTGGTAGAAGATACCTCTCCCATGGCGTTGTTAATTCGTAAAATGCTTGGTGCAGAATATGAAGTGATACTGGCCTATACCGGCCAACAGGCTAAAGATATCTTGCGGGCACAAAAAATTGATTTGATGCTATGCGATATCGGATTACCTGATATTGATGGTATCACTTTGCGCAAGCAAATGGAGCAGGATGTTAATTTGCGCGGGATTCCATTTGTGTTCCTGACCGCGAATGAAAAAAATGCGATTGAACAGCAGGCCTATGATCTTGGGGTGGATGACTATCTTCCCAAACCTGTGAAGCAAGATAAATTACTCAATACGGTACGGCGTATTTTGCAACGTAATCAGCAGCTAACCCATTCCATTGGTGAGAAATTGGACGCTGAAGCCACCGATCGTATGATACCTCGTTGCCCTGTGGAGGTAGGTGCTTACAGTACTGAATTACTCTTTAAAGAGGCCAGTGCTGGCGGAGGAGACATGGTGCTGCATTTTACCCGCCCACAAGATGAGGTGATTATTATTGCCGATGTGACAGGGCACGGTAGCAAGGCAAAATATTTTGCTCACCTTTATGGCGGTTATTTATACGGATTGCTCAAGCATTTCAACTCCAATGAGTCACCAGAAATATTGATGGCACAGTTGAGCGACATGATTGATGCTGATTCCCATCTGGTTGGTAATTTCATCACGTGTCAGATCATCTCTATACAGCAAGGCAGGCTTTCGATTTGTAGTGCGGGGCATCCACCTCCCTTATTGCTTGATAAAACAGGTGCAAAACCTTTGCCTATAGAAGGAACGATGCCAGGGCTGTTGGCTGGAACAGCCTATGAACCGCATCTTCTTACCTTGCATAAAGACGAAGCTCTCCTGCTCTATAGTGATGGGTTGGTAGAAGGAAGTCGTGACTTGCAGGCGCAAGAACAGTTCGGTACATGGTTGAAAGAGCAATCGGCATCATTGTGCATGGATAGGCTGTGGGATGGCTATCTTCATCACTTTGGCGACTTGCTATATGATGATGTCACTGCTCTGATTATTCGCCCTTAA
- a CDS encoding glycosyltransferase, which yields MKKILLISYYFPPQTSVGGFRLKRFAQHMSQCGLASTLLTVRNPDKKFHPFIGEMPAEGHYQNIPVHRVKEWPVRWLWQWPARLIKAAAKLLSIKIEEHALASRFWHIDMEWGWIQPAYHKALKLVETEQPNAIVVSCPPFSSAHIGVKLKRRTNLPLILDFRDGWVASSPYLHEVARKDATIERRLLEEANHLIVTSESDLKAYRSVLGEDKVSLIYNGYDAPFALSADEGSLQEKEEDSQLQLLYLGAWGVFGRSPEGLLQALKAANIPWKLISIGSTNEIVTRYAEQLNVANSVQLVDNLPKEDLPPWIAKSDALFVIKGAPQQGGRDTHVAAKIYDYLATGKPILSQLPEGDSKDMLERYCNQHFVAPAEDTQALIKQLKTLYTAKMSGNLQRKPNDSFLTTFSGEQLTQQFTDTILKTLTS from the coding sequence ATGAAAAAAATTCTACTGATTTCCTATTATTTTCCACCACAAACAAGCGTCGGAGGTTTTCGTCTCAAACGCTTCGCGCAACATATGAGTCAATGCGGATTGGCTAGCACCTTATTAACTGTCAGAAATCCGGATAAGAAGTTCCATCCTTTTATTGGAGAAATGCCCGCAGAAGGTCACTATCAGAACATACCCGTTCACCGGGTAAAGGAGTGGCCTGTGCGCTGGCTTTGGCAATGGCCGGCGCGGCTAATAAAGGCTGCCGCGAAGCTACTTTCCATAAAGATCGAAGAACATGCGCTGGCATCACGTTTCTGGCATATTGATATGGAATGGGGATGGATTCAGCCCGCTTATCACAAAGCATTGAAACTGGTAGAGACCGAGCAACCAAACGCGATTGTCGTCAGTTGTCCTCCTTTTAGCTCCGCGCATATCGGCGTTAAACTTAAACGACGCACAAACTTGCCGCTCATTCTGGATTTCCGAGATGGTTGGGTGGCTTCTTCTCCCTATTTGCACGAGGTGGCACGCAAAGATGCAACCATTGAACGGCGGTTATTGGAAGAAGCAAACCATCTCATCGTTACCTCCGAGAGTGATTTAAAAGCGTATCGGTCAGTATTGGGCGAAGACAAAGTCTCATTGATCTATAATGGTTATGATGCACCTTTTGCCCTTTCTGCGGATGAAGGAAGCCTACAGGAAAAAGAAGAAGACAGCCAGTTGCAGTTACTTTATCTCGGTGCATGGGGGGTCTTCGGGCGCTCACCTGAAGGGTTGTTACAAGCGCTAAAGGCGGCTAATATTCCTTGGAAACTGATCTCAATCGGCAGCACCAATGAGATCGTTACACGTTATGCTGAGCAGCTGAATGTTGCAAATTCCGTTCAGTTGGTCGACAATCTTCCAAAGGAGGACCTGCCTCCATGGATTGCCAAATCGGATGCGTTATTTGTGATAAAAGGGGCACCGCAGCAAGGGGGAAGAGACACGCATGTTGCAGCAAAAATCTATGATTATCTGGCAACAGGAAAACCTATCTTAAGTCAATTACCCGAAGGCGATAGTAAGGACATGCTCGAACGTTATTGCAATCAGCACTTCGTCGCCCCAGCAGAGGATACACAAGCACTGATCAAGCAATTAAAAACACTCTATACAGCAAAAATGAGCGGGAACTTGCAACGCAAACCCAATGATTCATTCTTGACGACATTTAGCGGAGAACAGCTCACGCAACAATTTACAGATACGATCCTTAAAACACTCACATCCTGA
- a CDS encoding response regulator, which yields MAYDFDYIQVLVVESTPEMFELVKMMLTMLGVRSHKIHAAYSYEEGFQRFKVINHDLVITDWLESPDQGLALTRKIRTSGESPDIFVPIIVTAGSSHHSRVIRSRDAGVNEYLVKPFTAQDLALRIERITESSRPFVIDKTYVGPDRRLKVEPFEGAEKRCDTSEVETLQ from the coding sequence ATGGCTTACGATTTTGATTACATCCAAGTGTTGGTCGTCGAATCAACTCCCGAAATGTTTGAACTGGTTAAGATGATGCTTACCATGCTAGGCGTTCGGAGTCATAAAATCCATGCGGCCTATTCATATGAGGAAGGATTCCAACGCTTCAAAGTAATAAACCATGACTTAGTTATTACCGATTGGCTGGAGAGTCCTGATCAAGGGCTCGCGCTTACCAGAAAAATCCGAACAAGCGGCGAGTCTCCCGATATCTTTGTACCTATAATCGTCACCGCTGGTTCGAGTCATCATAGCCGAGTTATTCGTTCGCGAGACGCCGGAGTAAACGAGTATTTAGTTAAGCCTTTTACAGCTCAAGACCTAGCTCTCAGGATTGAACGTATAACTGAAAGCTCTAGGCCTTTTGTAATAGACAAAACGTATGTTGGACCTGATCGTCGTTTGAAGGTTGAGCCTTTTGAAGGGGCGGAAAAGCGATGTGACACTTCTGAGGTTGAGACCCTTCAATAA
- a CDS encoding STAS domain-containing protein, whose product MPHCFIQHDQQTILTLSGSLDSEEALTLKSVIDQFIETESKDLTVDMAQISFLDSSGIGLLVYAFKRLRSENRQMALRDVQGQPEDLMKMLRIDKAISMESTKGEAA is encoded by the coding sequence ATGCCACATTGCTTTATTCAACACGACCAGCAAACAATCTTAACGCTTTCTGGAAGTCTAGACTCGGAGGAAGCCTTAACTCTTAAATCTGTCATTGATCAATTTATCGAAACAGAATCCAAAGATTTGACAGTGGATATGGCACAAATCAGCTTTCTCGACTCCTCTGGCATTGGCCTGCTCGTTTATGCCTTTAAGCGTCTGCGCAGTGAAAACCGCCAGATGGCACTGCGTGATGTACAGGGGCAGCCAGAAGATTTGATGAAAATGCTGCGTATCGATAAAGCGATCTCCATGGAAAGTACAAAAGGGGAAGCCGCATGA
- a CDS encoding recombinase family protein: MSEIFDAKNEVVKPDPTKASIYVRMSTDHQKYSTENQEDAIREYADKKNLEIIKVYADHGKSGLKIEGRDALKCLIDDVENKRAAYGAILVLDVTRWGRFQDADESAYYEYICRRAGIDVKYVAEQFENDGSPVATIVKGVKRAMAGEYSRELSGKVFAGQCRLIEKGYRQGGPAGYGLRRMLIDEDGLTKGILKSGQHKSFQTDRVILVPGPDEEIENVRWMYSAFIDEGMKESQIATELNRRAIKTDFGREWTRGTVHQILTNEKYIGNNVFNRTSNKLKKRHVENDPEMWVRAEGVFEAIVNTSDFYTVQGILRERNRRYSNEEMLEKLQRLQERNGWLSGVVIDEQEDMPSSGSYQSRFGSLIRAYKLIGYTPDHDYRYIEINRYLRKLHAELFENTISKIEALGATVKRQVGSDLLLLNDEISVSMIICRCLQTNAGSYRWKMRLDSGLEPDITIAIRMDAQNQQPLDYYLLPAIDIENPKLRLSEHNGLALDAYRFDDLEAFFVMTEREAIKEPA; this comes from the coding sequence GTGAGCGAGATTTTTGATGCAAAAAATGAGGTGGTAAAACCTGACCCAACCAAGGCTTCCATTTACGTGCGTATGTCGACCGATCATCAAAAATACTCCACCGAAAACCAAGAAGATGCCATTCGAGAATACGCGGATAAGAAGAATCTCGAAATTATCAAGGTTTATGCTGATCACGGGAAAAGCGGTCTAAAGATTGAAGGACGCGATGCCCTCAAGTGCCTTATTGATGATGTAGAAAATAAACGCGCAGCTTATGGAGCAATTCTAGTATTGGATGTCACACGTTGGGGGCGATTCCAAGATGCAGATGAAAGCGCTTATTACGAATATATCTGCCGTCGTGCGGGAATCGACGTTAAATATGTTGCCGAGCAATTTGAAAATGATGGAAGCCCAGTTGCGACCATTGTTAAGGGCGTAAAGCGGGCGATGGCTGGCGAATATAGTCGTGAGTTATCAGGTAAAGTTTTTGCCGGCCAATGTCGCTTGATTGAGAAAGGCTATCGCCAAGGCGGCCCTGCTGGTTATGGCTTGCGGCGGATGCTAATTGATGAAGATGGATTGACCAAAGGAATCCTAAAATCTGGCCAGCATAAAAGCTTTCAAACGGATCGTGTTATTCTCGTGCCAGGGCCCGATGAAGAAATTGAGAATGTCCGCTGGATGTATAGTGCCTTTATTGATGAAGGAATGAAAGAAAGCCAGATTGCGACTGAATTAAACCGACGTGCTATCAAAACAGATTTCGGGCGTGAATGGACACGTGGCACCGTGCACCAGATTCTTACGAACGAGAAATATATCGGTAATAATGTCTTCAACCGTACCTCCAATAAACTCAAAAAACGCCATGTCGAGAATGATCCCGAAATGTGGGTGAGGGCTGAAGGAGTATTTGAAGCGATCGTCAACACAAGTGACTTCTATACGGTTCAAGGAATCCTAAGAGAGCGCAATCGTCGATACAGTAATGAAGAAATGCTTGAGAAGCTCCAACGCTTGCAGGAACGTAATGGCTGGCTATCTGGCGTCGTGATTGATGAGCAGGAGGATATGCCTTCAAGTGGTTCCTATCAAAGCCGATTTGGCAGTTTGATTCGAGCCTATAAGTTGATTGGCTACACACCAGATCACGACTATCGCTATATTGAGATAAACCGCTATTTACGAAAACTACATGCAGAGCTCTTTGAGAACACGATTAGCAAAATCGAGGCGTTAGGTGCAACCGTGAAACGGCAAGTCGGTTCTGACCTCCTACTGCTCAACGATGAAATTAGCGTTTCGATGATTATTTGCCGCTGTTTGCAGACTAACGCCGGTTCCTATCGCTGGAAGATGCGGTTAGATTCTGGATTAGAGCCCGATATCACCATTGCCATTCGTATGGATGCACAGAATCAGCAACCTCTCGATTACTACCTGCTGCCAGCCATTGATATTGAGAACCCTAAATTGCGCTTAAGCGAACATAATGGCCTCGCACTCGATGCTTACCGTTTCGATGATTTGGAAGCATTCTTTGTCATGACTGAGCGTGAAGCGATTAAGGAGCCAGCATGA
- a CDS encoding endonuclease/exonuclease/phosphatase family protein, translated as MLHNFALHLLLFFVGFFLFSLLTAQRKLASMALIFVILQSYHIHRQLPQLLPFDIEAACTQCSGEEISLFQYNLLFSNPRVPQLVNWLLEDLEHDILVFQEATSTHQEALAPLSFAYPFVYHHKDISLFSRLPLEKAGHAKKGAFIELVGQTSQGQMPFHLFAVHNEAPRNEQAWQNRNQLLIGAAKKIANAPMQHKILVGDMNVTIYSRWFNKLLAISGLENNGTEQLLNPSWSPLTKRSFWAGLRIDHLLTTPSINVLAQTIGPDYGSDHLPIITRLQFSDETVKGE; from the coding sequence ATGTTGCATAATTTTGCACTCCATTTGCTGTTGTTTTTTGTTGGATTTTTTCTCTTCAGCCTATTGACGGCTCAGCGCAAGCTTGCCTCAATGGCATTGATATTTGTGATCTTGCAGAGTTACCATATTCACCGACAATTGCCGCAATTATTGCCTTTTGATATAGAGGCAGCTTGCACCCAATGCAGCGGCGAAGAAATCAGCCTGTTTCAGTATAACTTGCTCTTTAGCAATCCCAGAGTGCCGCAGTTAGTCAACTGGCTGCTTGAAGATCTAGAGCATGACATATTGGTATTCCAAGAAGCCACAAGTACGCATCAGGAAGCACTTGCACCGCTTAGTTTCGCCTACCCGTTCGTTTACCATCACAAGGATATCAGCTTGTTCAGTCGTTTGCCGCTGGAAAAAGCAGGACATGCAAAAAAAGGGGCTTTTATTGAACTCGTGGGTCAAACCTCTCAGGGACAAATGCCATTCCACCTATTTGCAGTTCATAACGAAGCCCCTAGAAATGAGCAAGCATGGCAGAACCGAAATCAGTTATTGATAGGTGCCGCAAAAAAGATAGCCAATGCACCCATGCAACATAAAATATTGGTTGGCGATATGAATGTGACCATTTATTCACGCTGGTTTAATAAATTATTGGCAATTTCCGGGTTAGAAAATAACGGAACCGAGCAACTGCTAAATCCTAGTTGGTCGCCCCTTACCAAGCGCTCATTCTGGGCAGGCTTACGGATTGATCATCTGCTTACCACCCCCTCTATCAATGTGTTGGCACAAACGATCGGTCCAGATTATGGCTCAGACCACTTGCCTATTATCACACGCTTACAATTCTCTGACGAGACGGTTAAGGGCGAATAA
- a CDS encoding CpsD/CapB family tyrosine-protein kinase → MIELTPTLEQAHSSDDIAVPVHYVGTDPLFNASIARGVRSLCISASAAGEGVSTVAYSMAKRSAAAGKRTLLVDANLRHPCVGERLGVIETPWNGELSTLDDAIHHFEKINLSILNGLNHPIAPVHLRDPNGIKAWVQQLLEQFEIVIFDCEPLGVPGYQGIPADALAAGCDGCALVVQAAHTPQEQLIQAMAHLNSAQAALLGCVLNRQYYPGLSVEIEQATNSSRNPAFMEALWTRLITKLQHIEAML, encoded by the coding sequence ATGATAGAACTTACCCCAACTTTGGAGCAGGCTCACTCATCTGATGATATCGCCGTACCGGTGCATTATGTAGGGACTGATCCCCTCTTTAATGCCAGTATTGCTCGTGGAGTACGCAGCTTATGCATTAGCGCCAGCGCAGCCGGTGAAGGAGTTTCTACTGTTGCTTATTCTATGGCTAAGCGCAGTGCAGCAGCCGGAAAACGAACTCTGCTGGTAGATGCGAATCTACGTCACCCTTGTGTTGGAGAGCGGTTGGGTGTGATAGAAACCCCGTGGAATGGAGAATTATCCACACTCGATGATGCCATCCACCATTTTGAAAAGATTAACCTATCTATTTTGAATGGCTTGAATCACCCCATTGCTCCGGTGCATTTACGCGACCCCAACGGCATCAAAGCATGGGTTCAACAATTACTCGAGCAATTTGAGATCGTTATCTTCGATTGTGAGCCGCTGGGCGTGCCTGGCTATCAAGGCATTCCAGCCGATGCATTAGCTGCTGGCTGTGATGGCTGCGCGCTCGTGGTGCAAGCGGCACACACGCCACAGGAGCAACTGATACAAGCTATGGCACATCTCAATAGCGCGCAGGCGGCTTTACTCGGCTGTGTACTCAATCGCCAATATTACCCTGGCCTTTCGGTGGAAATCGAACAAGCCACAAACTCTTCTCGAAACCCCGCATTTATGGAGGCATTATGGACACGACTTATCACCAAGCTGCAACATATCGAGGCAATGTTATAA
- a CDS encoding plasmid partitioning protein RepB C-terminal domain-containing protein has product MSNQIEMITIDDINILNPRVRNQRVFQTITENIIKVGLKRPITVTKSKTGEKSYDLVCGQGRIEAFQSHDQTHIPAIIIEASENDALIMSLVENLARRQHRSLDLLQGIEALQQKGYSAAEIAIKTGLSDSYIYAVLDLLKRGEQRLLIAVEAGHIPLTVAMSIATSSGSGQAALQDAYEKKLLRGKKLLLAKNLIEKRQRLGKGMGSSSEKRNNQSGAGSGKVTSQDVMDVYQREVDRKTLLTRKATLVSHRLLFITQSLRRIYAEEHFATLLKAEGIETLPKPIAELLGENV; this is encoded by the coding sequence ATGAGCAACCAGATCGAAATGATCACGATTGATGATATCAATATCCTCAATCCGCGCGTGCGAAACCAGCGCGTCTTTCAAACGATTACAGAGAACATCATAAAAGTTGGTCTCAAGCGGCCCATCACGGTGACTAAGTCAAAGACGGGAGAGAAATCTTACGACCTTGTTTGCGGTCAGGGACGCATTGAGGCATTTCAATCTCACGATCAAACTCATATTCCAGCTATTATTATTGAAGCATCTGAGAATGACGCACTGATTATGAGTCTGGTTGAGAACCTTGCTAGACGACAGCATCGCTCGTTGGATTTGCTGCAGGGAATTGAGGCGTTACAGCAGAAGGGTTATAGCGCGGCTGAAATTGCAATAAAAACCGGTTTGAGTGATTCCTATATTTATGCAGTGCTCGACTTACTAAAACGCGGTGAGCAGCGTTTGTTAATTGCGGTAGAAGCAGGACATATCCCGCTGACGGTAGCGATGTCTATTGCGACTTCATCAGGGAGTGGACAGGCAGCATTACAAGATGCTTATGAAAAGAAACTATTACGCGGCAAAAAACTCCTACTTGCTAAGAACCTCATTGAAAAACGTCAGCGCTTGGGCAAAGGCATGGGCTCATCCTCTGAAAAGCGTAACAACCAGTCAGGCGCAGGTTCAGGCAAAGTAACATCGCAAGATGTGATGGATGTTTATCAACGCGAAGTGGATCGAAAAACACTGCTTACGCGCAAAGCCACTCTCGTTAGCCACCGGCTACTTTTTATCACCCAGTCGTTACGGCGTATTTACGCCGAAGAACATTTTGCGACATTATTGAAAGCAGAGGGGATCGAGACACTCCCCAAACCTATCGCCGAATTACTCGGAGAAAACGTGTGA